One window from the genome of Bacteroidales bacterium encodes:
- a CDS encoding non-canonical purine NTP diphosphatase, with protein sequence MMTKLVFATNNKHKLEEIKQILKDKFEILSLNDIGCFEEIPEDKETVSENASQKALYIFNKYKINCFADDTGLEIEALNGKPGVHSARYAGESKNFDENINKVLLEMHELKNRKAIFLTVISLIIDGKEMQFEGIVTGIILEKRCGTGGFGYDPIFQPAGFSKTFAEMTMQEKNKISHRGIATKKLIKYLNESYLNQV encoded by the coding sequence ATTATGACTAAACTTGTTTTTGCAACAAACAACAAACATAAACTCGAAGAAATAAAACAAATTCTGAAAGATAAATTTGAAATTTTATCACTGAATGATATTGGCTGTTTTGAAGAAATTCCTGAAGACAAAGAAACCGTAAGTGAAAATGCCTCACAAAAGGCATTGTATATTTTTAATAAATATAAAATAAATTGTTTCGCCGATGATACAGGTTTAGAAATAGAAGCACTGAACGGAAAGCCCGGTGTTCATTCAGCCCGCTACGCTGGCGAAAGTAAAAATTTCGATGAAAATATAAATAAAGTTTTGCTTGAAATGCATGAATTGAAAAACAGAAAAGCAATATTTTTAACAGTTATTTCCTTAATTATTGACGGAAAAGAAATGCAGTTTGAAGGAATTGTAACCGGCATCATACTTGAGAAGCGATGCGGTACAGGCGGCTTCGGCTACGATCCGATTTTTCAACCCGCCGGTTTTTCAAAAACTTTTGCTGAAATGACAATGCAGGAGAAAAATAAAATAAGCCACAGAGGGATTGCTACGAAAAAACTTATTAAGTACCTTAACGAATCTTATCTCAACCAAGTTTAA
- a CDS encoding DUF2461 domain-containing protein: protein MLLKGTIKFLKELKENNNQEWFHRNKLRYDSLKKEFELFLNKLISEISKFDGRTKYVIPKDCIFRIYRDIRFSKDKTPYKTNFGAYISNGGRRSRYAGYYFHIEPSSSMLAGGIYIPDAEVLKCVRDEIFYNVNEFKKIINSPKFKNYFNEIDGDKLKNIPKDFPKDFAEAEFLKFKSYNMVYFLKNEKIPSDDLLELSVGIFKGMYPFNEFINKAIDIM from the coding sequence ATGTTATTAAAAGGAACAATTAAATTTTTAAAAGAGCTAAAGGAAAACAATAATCAGGAATGGTTTCATAGAAACAAATTACGATATGATTCCCTGAAGAAAGAATTTGAATTATTTTTAAATAAGTTAATTTCTGAAATTTCCAAATTTGATGGAAGAACAAAATATGTTATTCCAAAAGATTGTATTTTCAGGATATATCGTGATATAAGATTTTCGAAAGATAAAACTCCATACAAGACAAACTTCGGGGCGTACATTTCAAATGGTGGAAGAAGAAGCCGTTATGCTGGTTATTATTTTCATATTGAACCATCATCATCAATGCTTGCAGGAGGTATCTACATTCCCGATGCTGAAGTTTTAAAATGCGTTCGCGATGAGATTTTCTACAATGTAAATGAGTTTAAAAAAATTATTAACTCTCCTAAATTTAAAAATTATTTCAATGAAATAGACGGAGATAAACTTAAAAATATACCGAAGGATTTTCCGAAGGACTTTGCAGAAGCTGAATTTCTTAAGTTCAAAAGTTATAACATGGTTTATTTTTTGAAAAATGAAAAAATTCCATCCGATGATTTATTGGAATTATCAGTCGGAATTTTCAAGGGGATGTATCCTTTCAATGAGTTTATCAATAAGGCAATTGATATAATGTAG